In a single window of the Helicobacter sp. MIT 99-5507 genome:
- a CDS encoding HIT domain-containing protein, whose translation MDILYGPWREAYFTSECSECVFCDIVNSPLNDEINKVVFRNNDLFIVMNKYPYTPGHILIIPNMHIDSPEKLPKDIWLNMCSIAQDSMNILYEYGASGINMGMNIKSAAGAGIPKHLHLHLLPRWNGDTNFITTIGNTRSYGVNFDDIYKRIKILANKYLSTTKNTP comes from the coding sequence ATGGATATTTTGTATGGACCTTGGCGAGAAGCATATTTTACAAGTGAATGCAGTGAATGTGTATTTTGTGACATTGTAAATTCACCTTTAAATGATGAGATAAATAAAGTTGTTTTTAGAAATAATGATTTATTTATCGTGATGAATAAATATCCATACACTCCAGGTCATATACTAATTATCCCAAATATGCATATAGATTCTCCAGAAAAACTACCAAAAGATATATGGCTAAATATGTGTAGTATCGCTCAAGATTCTATGAATATTTTATATGAATATGGTGCAAGTGGAATTAATATGGGTATGAATATCAAATCAGCCGCAGGAGCTGGAATCCCAAAACATTTACATTTGCATTTATTACCAAGATGGAATGGTGATACAAATTTTATAACAACAATAGGCAATACAAGATCTTATGGTGTAAATTTTGATGATATTTACAAAAGAATTAAAATTCTAGCAAATAAATATCTATCAACTACCAAGAATACCCCATAG
- a CDS encoding UDP-N-acetylmuramoyl-tripeptide--D-alanyl-D-alanine ligase — translation MNNVILQISNIIFMLSIGYYLLQNLQWYNYNILRVIFKHNKFYWHLIYFILPVILFCLLGDYFIYYNIIHIALLIIWYKKLDKKLVWTSRICRFFITYFIFIVISFVAIIILNITKYILFISLIISLLISYISEMIIIKQYKKMAIEKLHSMENLTIIAITASYGKTSIKNFIYSLLSKQFKTYATPRSVNTINGIISDINNNLPNDCQIYIVEAGARVKGDIEKISNLINHHYAVIGEIGEMHLQYFKSLENIKNTKYELFKSTRLKEVFLFKDNEIPSDISVPIIPFPQNISNIHSDLSGSKFDIKLDDKTYSFETKILGEFNISNLCVAIMIAYKFGVSPNKITQLVKELKQIEHRLEKIEINGKIILDDSFNGNLNGMKEAIRLASLHKGGKKIIVTPGIVENNIKNNEKLAILIDKVLDIAIITGELNSKILAQNISNAQKIIIKDKMDLNNILSKFCSDGDLILFANDAPSYI, via the coding sequence ATGAATAATGTAATCTTACAAATTTCAAACATCATTTTTATGTTATCCATTGGATATTATTTATTACAGAATCTCCAATGGTATAACTACAATATATTGCGTGTTATTTTCAAACACAATAAATTTTATTGGCATTTAATATATTTTATTTTGCCTGTGATTTTATTTTGCTTACTAGGCGATTATTTTATCTATTATAATATTATTCATATAGCACTTCTTATCATCTGGTATAAAAAGCTTGATAAAAAACTAGTTTGGACGAGTAGAATCTGTAGATTCTTTATTACTTATTTTATATTCATTGTAATTAGTTTTGTTGCAATAATTATTCTTAACATAACAAAATATATTTTATTTATATCGCTAATTATATCGCTTCTAATATCATATATAAGTGAGATGATAATAATCAAACAATATAAAAAAATGGCGATAGAAAAACTACATTCTATGGAGAATCTAACCATCATAGCAATCACTGCAAGCTATGGAAAAACAAGTATCAAAAATTTTATTTATTCTTTATTATCAAAACAATTTAAAACTTATGCTACCCCAAGAAGTGTAAATACAATAAATGGAATAATAAGCGATATAAACAATAATCTCCCAAATGATTGCCAAATATATATTGTTGAAGCAGGAGCTAGAGTAAAAGGCGATATAGAAAAAATATCAAATCTAATCAATCATCATTATGCAGTAATAGGTGAAATTGGTGAAATGCACTTGCAATATTTCAAATCTCTTGAAAATATAAAAAATACAAAATACGAGCTATTTAAAAGCACAAGATTAAAAGAAGTATTTTTGTTTAAAGATAATGAAATACCAAGTGATATTAGTGTTCCTATAATACCATTCCCACAAAACATTTCAAATATACATAGTGATTTATCAGGCAGTAAATTTGATATAAAACTAGATGATAAAACTTATAGCTTTGAGACAAAGATTCTAGGTGAATTTAATATCTCAAATCTATGCGTTGCAATAATGATTGCTTATAAGTTTGGTGTATCTCCAAATAAAATTACTCAATTAGTAAAAGAGTTAAAACAAATAGAACATAGGCTTGAAAAAATAGAAATAAATGGCAAAATTATCCTAGATGATAGCTTTAATGGTAACTTAAATGGTATGAAAGAAGCAATAAGATTAGCTTCATTACATAAAGGTGGTAAAAAGATTATTGTAACTCCAGGAATCGTAGAAAATAATATCAAAAACAATGAAAAACTTGCGATATTGATTGATAAAGTGCTTGATATAGCAATTATTACTGGTGAATTAAATAGTAAGATTCTAGCTCAAAATATATCTAATGCACAAAAAATTATCATAAAAGATAAAATGGATTTAAATAATATACTTAGTAAGTTTTGTAGTGATGGAGATTTGATACTATTTGCAAATGATGCTCCAAGCTATATTTAG
- a CDS encoding alpha/beta fold hydrolase → MALKNIVLGERKFDISYMIKNNNSPLWAIFLHGWGSNKELLQNTFGDFFNSYNHIYIDLPGFGNSSNDYILDSNDYCDVIKALLDLLHIKADVAIGHSFGGKIVTLLNPKILILLSSAGIIKEKSIKVRLKIKSAKLLNFFGIKSTIFRTKDAKNLPQNMYECLKIAVNEDFSIKFSEFDNKAFIFWGKNDDTTPLYMAQKIHSIIKDSKLYILEGDHFFFLKHAKTIDRIVNE, encoded by the coding sequence ATGGCATTAAAAAATATTGTGCTAGGTGAGAGAAAATTTGATATTTCTTATATGATAAAAAATAATAATTCACCACTTTGGGCGATCTTTTTGCATGGTTGGGGAAGTAATAAAGAATTATTGCAAAATACTTTTGGTGATTTTTTTAATTCTTACAATCATATATATATTGATTTGCCTGGCTTTGGTAATAGCTCAAATGATTATATTTTAGATTCTAATGATTATTGTGATGTTATAAAAGCTTTACTAGATTTACTACATATAAAAGCAGATGTAGCTATTGGTCATAGCTTTGGAGGAAAAATTGTAACACTTCTAAATCCAAAGATTCTAATATTACTTAGCAGTGCTGGGATTATAAAAGAAAAAAGTATAAAAGTAAGGCTAAAAATAAAATCAGCAAAGTTATTGAATTTTTTTGGAATTAAAAGCACGATATTTCGCACAAAAGATGCCAAAAATCTACCTCAAAATATGTATGAATGCCTAAAAATTGCAGTCAATGAAGATTTTAGTATAAAATTTAGTGAATTTGACAATAAAGCATTTATATTTTGGGGCAAAAATGATGATACAACTCCCCTTTATATGGCACAAAAGATTCATAGTATAATTAAAGATTCTAAATTATATATTTTAGAAGGTGATCATTTCTTTTTTTTAAAACACGCCAAAACAATAGATAGGATTGTAAATGAATAA
- a CDS encoding D-alanine--D-alanine ligase, which yields MGFIVLFGGNSFEHEISIVSAITIKKKIDNIEHFIFLDSDNKFYLVPSESMKSTHFVNLAYKKDKELYLTYNGFVQKSLFGNKIISGTIINLVHGKSGEDGEIASLLGFYGMNFIGPRIEASVISFNKALTKDFAKSRNIKVLPYEVFNKGDKININLPAIIKPARLGSSIGISVIKDKKELDYSLDTAFEFDDVIVVEPFISNIKEYNLAGFYANGEMHFSIIEEVNKGEFLDFDKKYLDFNATSKPKVADLNDNLEKKLKDSFINIYKNCFEGSLIRCDFFIIDDEVYLNEINPIPGSLASYLFDNFNEKINLLSINLPNRETIKINYKYISKIQASKGK from the coding sequence ATGGGTTTTATTGTCCTTTTTGGTGGAAATTCTTTTGAACATGAAATAAGCATCGTTAGTGCCATAACAATAAAAAAGAAAATAGATAATATAGAGCATTTTATTTTTTTAGATTCTGATAATAAATTTTATCTTGTGCCTAGTGAAAGCATGAAATCAACGCACTTTGTAAACCTTGCATACAAAAAAGATAAAGAGCTGTATCTCACATATAATGGATTTGTGCAAAAAAGCCTATTTGGAAACAAAATCATTAGCGGAACTATCATAAATCTAGTGCATGGAAAAAGTGGTGAAGATGGAGAAATCGCATCATTACTTGGATTTTATGGAATGAATTTTATTGGACCTAGAATCGAGGCAAGTGTAATTAGCTTTAATAAAGCTTTGACAAAAGATTTTGCAAAATCAAGAAATATAAAAGTATTGCCTTATGAAGTATTTAATAAAGGTGATAAAATAAATATTAATCTCCCTGCTATTATCAAACCTGCAAGACTTGGAAGCTCTATTGGAATTTCGGTAATAAAAGATAAAAAAGAATTAGATTATTCACTAGATACTGCTTTTGAATTTGATGATGTTATTGTAGTAGAGCCATTTATTTCAAATATCAAAGAATACAATCTAGCAGGATTCTATGCAAATGGAGAGATGCATTTTTCTATAATTGAAGAAGTAAATAAAGGCGAATTTTTAGATTTTGATAAAAAATATTTAGATTTTAATGCTACAAGTAAGCCAAAAGTTGCAGATTTAAATGATAATTTAGAAAAAAAGCTAAAAGATTCTTTTATTAATATTTATAAAAATTGCTTTGAAGGTTCGCTTATCCGCTGTGATTTTTTTATCATTGATGATGAAGTATATCTAAATGAAATAAATCCAATTCCAGGCTCTCTTGCATCATATCTTTTTGATAATTTTAATGAAAAAATAAATTTACTCTCAATCAATCTGCCAAATAGAGAAACAATAAAAATAAATTATAAATATATATCAAAGATTCAAGCTTCAAAAGGTAAATAA
- a CDS encoding glycosyltransferase, translating into MRVLQFGKFYPPDIGGIEVVIEDLTIALNTNGIKCDVLCSNSKKEYKEEILPCGAKIMRCASFGKLASTSISPQMIFKLKEIIDNYDIIHMHLPDPMANVALLLANYKNKKIIIHWHSDIIRQKNLLKIYTPLLTKLLKIADCIIGTTQKYIDESSFLKSFSDKCIDIPIGVDKQSLLNKNINKDSIIQFPKNKKVIFSLGRLALNKGFEYLIESAKYLDDDYVVYIGGSGALKENLESLIKQNNLNNKVFLIGKVSRHNLQHYYSNCHIFVLPSIQESYGIVLIEAMSFKKPVICTKLFPSGNDWINQNNKTGLVVESKDSKAIACAIKKIESNYEFYANNAYQRYLSEFTQDKMINSIINLYNKLLQ; encoded by the coding sequence ATGAGGGTTTTACAATTTGGAAAATTCTATCCTCCAGATATAGGCGGAATAGAGGTAGTTATTGAGGATTTGACGATTGCATTAAATACAAATGGGATTAAATGTGATGTGCTATGTTCTAATTCTAAAAAAGAATACAAAGAAGAGATTCTGCCTTGTGGTGCAAAGATTATGCGTTGTGCTTCATTTGGCAAGCTGGCTTCTACTTCAATTTCTCCTCAAATGATTTTTAAACTAAAAGAGATTATAGATAATTATGACATCATACACATGCACTTACCTGATCCTATGGCAAATGTGGCATTGTTGCTAGCAAATTATAAAAATAAAAAAATAATAATTCATTGGCATTCTGATATCATTCGACAAAAAAATCTCTTAAAAATATATACACCTTTACTAACAAAATTATTAAAAATTGCAGATTGCATTATCGGGACAACGCAAAAATATATCGATGAATCATCATTTTTGAAATCTTTTAGTGACAAATGTATAGACATTCCAATTGGTGTAGATAAACAATCTTTATTAAACAAAAATATAAATAAAGATTCTATTATTCAATTTCCAAAAAATAAAAAAGTGATTTTTTCTCTTGGTAGATTAGCTCTAAATAAAGGATTTGAATACCTAATAGAGAGTGCAAAATATTTAGATGATGATTATGTAGTATATATCGGTGGAAGTGGAGCATTAAAAGAGAATCTAGAATCTTTAATAAAACAAAACAATCTTAATAATAAAGTTTTTTTAATAGGCAAAGTTAGCAGGCACAATCTACAACACTATTATTCAAATTGTCATATTTTTGTATTACCATCTATTCAAGAATCTTATGGCATAGTCCTTATTGAGGCTATGAGTTTTAAAAAACCTGTAATTTGCACAAAATTATTTCCATCTGGAAATGATTGGATAAATCAAAATAATAAAACAGGTTTGGTTGTAGAATCTAAAGATTCTAAAGCAATAGCTTGTGCTATTAAAAAAATAGAATCTAATTATGAATTTTACGCAAATAATGCGTATCAAAGATATTTAAGTGAATTTACACAAGATAAAATGATAAATAGCATAATTAATCTATATAATAAATTATTACAATAA
- a CDS encoding glycosyltransferase, protein MANIKLKIKLFLKAIFHTIIPNKNLKNKILKFFGRDYELNKNELSKIENINLSNINAKKGDFIVSLTTFPKRIHTIKYTLYSIFMQNLQPKKVILSLSNKEFENEILPDEILEFQKYGLDILWNENNLYQYNKIIPVLQKYNNEVIITLDDDIFYPQGLLKGLFESHLKNKNVIWAQRARIVNISNDKINSFSTWNLVKKNDFKNQENPRFDLFLEGVGGVLYPPNSLYKDVVDDKKIMKLSPKADDLWLFAMAILNGTKIAVVKNNLMANGNAMTISPHSGHSLWLNNLISGNDKQLQSIINHYPNIIEILKSSKKEDV, encoded by the coding sequence ATGGCAAATATAAAATTAAAAATAAAACTTTTTTTAAAAGCTATTTTTCATACAATTATTCCAAACAAAAATCTAAAAAATAAAATATTAAAGTTTTTTGGTAGAGATTATGAATTAAATAAAAATGAACTTAGCAAGATTGAAAATATAAATCTTTCAAATATAAATGCCAAAAAAGGCGATTTTATCGTATCGCTTACTACATTTCCAAAGAGAATCCACACAATCAAATATACACTTTATTCTATTTTTATGCAAAATCTCCAACCAAAAAAAGTTATATTATCGCTTAGCAATAAAGAATTTGAAAATGAAATCTTGCCAGATGAGATTTTGGAATTTCAAAAATATGGGCTAGATATTTTATGGAATGAAAATAATTTATATCAATATAATAAAATTATTCCAGTCTTACAAAAATATAACAATGAAGTCATTATCACCCTAGATGATGATATATTTTACCCACAAGGATTATTAAAAGGTTTATTTGAATCTCATTTAAAAAATAAAAATGTTATTTGGGCACAAAGAGCAAGGATTGTAAATATCTCTAATGATAAAATAAATTCATTTAGCACTTGGAATCTAGTAAAGAAAAATGATTTTAAAAATCAAGAGAATCCTAGATTTGATTTATTTTTAGAAGGTGTGGGCGGCGTGCTTTATCCACCAAATTCTTTATACAAAGATGTAGTTGATGATAAAAAGATTATGAAATTATCTCCAAAAGCTGATGATTTATGGCTTTTTGCTATGGCTATTTTAAATGGCACTAAAATTGCGGTCGTAAAAAATAATTTGATGGCAAATGGAAATGCTATGACAATATCACCACATAGCGGGCATTCACTATGGCTAAATAATCTAATAAGTGGAAATGATAAGCAACTACAATCTATAATAAATCATTATCCAAATATAATAGAAATATTGAAATCTAGCAAAAAGGAGGATGTATGA
- a CDS encoding glycosyltransferase, which produces MTNPKVSIIIPVFNTSKYLKKSISSCINQTFKNIEIIIIDDKSTDSSLKVIESFSDSRIKLIKNTKNLGTFLARKEGIKIARGEYIIFLDSDDYLLENSVSLLLDSIKDACMIHFGIMHKPIIKYATLPKIHINELRDENITKEIIIDNFNKSWLNLAGRMYKTKLIKDSIEKIDFIDRHLISSEDTILFFIITLLAKKSIGIDENLYIYCQNDSSITRVRTQEKLQKQIDDRTYLKEVLKIIQNNKDLNSHKYFKQSLKKIDDMLSYFICFSKKFICNDDIILPYLKYSIISMKYMPRWQILVKMIIYLLTFGKKQL; this is translated from the coding sequence ATGACAAATCCCAAAGTATCCATCATAATACCTGTATTTAATACTAGTAAATATCTAAAAAAATCAATATCATCTTGCATAAATCAAACTTTTAAAAATATTGAAATTATTATCATAGATGATAAAAGCACAGATTCTAGCCTAAAAGTAATAGAATCTTTTAGCGATTCTAGAATAAAACTAATCAAAAATACTAAAAATCTTGGGACTTTTCTAGCTAGAAAAGAAGGGATAAAAATAGCTCGTGGTGAATATATTATATTTTTAGATTCTGATGATTATTTGTTAGAAAATAGCGTGTCTTTATTGCTAGATTCTATAAAAGATGCTTGCATGATTCATTTTGGAATTATGCATAAGCCTATCATAAAATACGCCACCTTGCCAAAAATACACATAAATGAACTAAGAGATGAAAATATCACAAAAGAAATCATTATTGATAATTTCAATAAAAGCTGGCTTAATCTCGCAGGTAGGATGTATAAAACGAAATTAATAAAAGATTCTATAGAAAAAATAGATTTTATAGATAGACATTTGATTTCATCAGAAGATACAATTTTATTTTTTATCATTACTCTTTTGGCAAAAAAGAGTATCGGGATTGATGAGAATCTATATATTTATTGTCAAAATGATTCTTCAATCACAAGGGTAAGAACACAAGAAAAATTACAAAAACAAATTGATGATAGAACCTATCTAAAAGAAGTTTTAAAAATTATTCAAAACAATAAAGATTTAAATTCACACAAATATTTCAAACAATCTTTAAAAAAGATTGATGATATGCTCTCTTATTTTATTTGCTTTTCTAAAAAATTTATTTGCAATGATGATATAATTTTACCTTATCTAAAATATTCTATTATTTCTATGAAATATATGCCACGATGGCAGATATTAGTAAAAATGATAATTTATTTATTAACATTTGGTAAAAAACAATTATAA
- a CDS encoding HAMP domain-containing sensor histidine kinase translates to MLNSSSKKTILKILLLYLGTSAVFLCIGFYFLITKEKENIIFSQMSNLRSIAFEIFDTLRKYDNNTKRALPEIIINTEIPFAIYDKDNNLIYSNLTRNPNKLELKTGIYRVDKKIITNPEMVPHKIKYIKGEKKPFPFKVFLEDNILDDEIFFMKIKFGIFFILILTIIGIIATILVRIFLKPMNEYIKSLDIFIKDTTHEINTPISVILMSVETLKKDNLELEEQKKLERIRLASMQLSKIYSDLAAYNFPHSIENNNTNLQLDILLKERINFFTPFFVQKKLKITTNIKPVVFNGSKEKFTLLFDNLLSNAIKYNIKDGSVHLSLNENSFVIKDSGKGINIKDIDNIFERYTRFSTYSGGFGIGLFLVKKICNEYNIKIDVNTNSNGTIFSLTWDK, encoded by the coding sequence ATGTTAAATAGTTCATCAAAAAAGACAATATTAAAGATTCTGCTTTTGTATTTAGGCACAAGTGCGGTATTTTTGTGTATAGGTTTTTATTTTTTGATAACAAAAGAAAAAGAAAATATCATTTTTTCCCAAATGTCAAATTTGCGAAGCATTGCATTTGAAATATTTGATACATTGCGTAAATACGATAATAATACAAAAAGAGCTCTCCCAGAAATCATAATAAATACTGAGATTCCATTTGCAATATATGATAAAGATAACAATCTAATATATTCCAATCTTACAAGAAATCCAAATAAATTAGAATTAAAAACAGGAATATATAGAGTTGATAAAAAAATCATCACAAATCCCGAAATGGTTCCACACAAAATTAAATACATAAAAGGAGAAAAAAAACCATTTCCATTTAAGGTATTTTTAGAAGATAATATATTGGATGATGAAATCTTTTTTATGAAAATAAAATTTGGAATCTTTTTTATTTTAATACTTACTATTATAGGCATTATAGCTACTATTTTAGTAAGAATCTTTTTAAAACCTATGAATGAATATATAAAAAGCCTAGATATATTTATCAAAGATACAACACATGAAATAAATACGCCAATTAGTGTGATTTTAATGAGTGTTGAAACACTAAAAAAAGATAATCTTGAATTAGAAGAACAAAAAAAGCTAGAACGAATAAGGCTTGCTTCAATGCAGCTTAGTAAAATTTATAGTGATTTAGCAGCTTATAATTTTCCACATAGCATTGAAAATAATAACACCAATCTGCAGCTAGATATTTTACTAAAAGAGCGAATAAATTTCTTTACACCATTTTTTGTGCAAAAAAAACTTAAAATCACTACAAATATAAAACCTGTTGTTTTTAATGGTAGTAAAGAAAAATTTACCCTTTTATTTGATAATCTCTTAAGCAATGCGATAAAATACAACATAAAAGATGGAAGCGTGCATTTAAGCTTAAATGAAAATAGTTTTGTGATTAAAGATAGTGGAAAAGGTATAAATATAAAAGATATAGATAATATATTTGAAAGATATACGCGTTTTAGCACATATTCTGGGGGCTTTGGAATAGGTTTGTTTTTGGTAAAAAAGATTTGTAATGAATATAATATAAAAATTGATGTAAATACCAACTCAAATGGCACGATATTTAGTCTAACTTGGGATAAATAA
- a CDS encoding response regulator transcription factor has translation MAAKILLLEDDFILSEIICEFLVESGFNVTHCDNANDALNLAYEKQFDIWLLDVKVPSDNEFGNNFIESSNLPGFELLKTLRETNKTTPCIFITSLSSLQDVQSGYGVGCDDFLKKPFELLELKLRIETLLKRVFKSRLDEFEDFGNGLKFYFVSKILYQDDKKIPLTQKESLLLNLLVQNANSYVSQSVIFDELWELDQEPSELSLRAYIKNIRKIIGKDKILNSHNKGYCYVK, from the coding sequence GTGGCAGCAAAGATTCTACTATTAGAAGATGATTTTATACTATCTGAGATAATATGTGAATTTTTAGTTGAATCTGGTTTTAATGTGACACATTGCGATAATGCAAATGATGCACTAAATCTCGCGTATGAAAAACAATTTGATATTTGGCTTTTAGATGTAAAAGTCCCAAGTGATAATGAATTTGGTAATAATTTTATAGAATCTTCAAATTTACCTGGATTTGAACTATTAAAAACACTAAGAGAAACAAATAAAACTACCCCTTGTATATTTATCACCTCACTATCAAGCTTGCAAGATGTTCAAAGTGGATATGGGGTAGGCTGTGATGATTTTTTAAAAAAGCCATTTGAATTATTAGAATTGAAATTAAGAATTGAGACTTTATTAAAGCGAGTTTTTAAAAGTCGCCTAGATGAATTTGAAGATTTTGGTAATGGATTAAAATTTTATTTTGTATCAAAGATTTTATATCAAGATGACAAAAAAATCCCACTAACTCAAAAAGAAAGTTTATTGCTAAATTTATTAGTGCAAAATGCAAATTCTTATGTATCACAAAGTGTAATTTTTGATGAATTATGGGAATTAGACCAAGAACCAAGCGAACTTAGTCTTAGAGCATATATAAAAAATATTAGAAAAATAATAGGCAAAGATAAGATTCTAAATAGTCATAATAAAGGCTATTGCTATGTTAAATAG
- a CDS encoding DUF1104 domain-containing protein, whose product MNKILAVSLMGSLIFSSFAFGADFSKKTNDELVKLSGIVDPKDVLDYKKEIENRINNMTGNDAKVFKEQLRTQKEKVYGEMKVRDLKQRQEAIFNAIKEQCSKDPTSCPKPPHKMDQKPHNPHKADCNCGRKPMPNDDMRSMPQIQPK is encoded by the coding sequence ATGAATAAGATTCTAGCAGTTAGTTTAATGGGAAGTTTGATTTTTAGCAGTTTTGCTTTTGGAGCTGATTTTAGCAAAAAAACAAATGATGAATTAGTAAAATTATCTGGTATTGTTGATCCAAAAGATGTATTAGACTATAAAAAAGAGATTGAAAATCGTATAAACAACATGACAGGAAATGATGCAAAAGTATTTAAAGAGCAATTAAGAACACAAAAAGAAAAAGTATATGGTGAGATGAAAGTAAGAGATTTAAAACAAAGACAAGAAGCGATTTTCAATGCCATAAAAGAACAATGCAGCAAAGATCCAACATCTTGTCCAAAACCACCACACAAAATGGATCAAAAACCACACAATCCACACAAAGCAGATTGTAATTGTGGTAGAAAGCCTATGCCAAATGATGATATGAGATCAATGCCACAAATTCAACCAAAATAA
- a CDS encoding GDP-L-fucose synthase: protein MNLDSNIFIAGHRGLVGSSILKVLKDKGYKNIIVRSRDELDLRDFSLVKDFFKNNKIDIVVLAAAKVGGILSNNTFRADFIFENLAIQNNIIHNSYKYGVKKLLFLGSSCIYPKLCTQPIKEEYLLNGELEYTNEPYAIAKIAGLKMCESYALQYGCNFISVMPTNLYGINDNFDLYNSHVLPAMIRKMYLAKCLQENDYDSIKLNLGENYENILKEFGISKDSVNIWGSGNVRREFLHSLDMAKACVFVLENIDFKDLAKGQNVRNTHINVGCGEDISIRELAYLVREIVGFSGEIVFDTSKPDGTPKKLLDISKLKNLGFSPSISLRDGIKEVYNEYKNRAKL from the coding sequence ATGAATTTAGATTCTAATATTTTTATAGCTGGACATCGTGGTTTGGTAGGTAGCTCTATATTAAAAGTGCTAAAAGATAAAGGATATAAAAACATCATAGTAAGAAGTAGAGATGAGCTTGATTTAAGAGATTTTTCTTTAGTAAAAGATTTTTTTAAAAATAACAAAATTGATATAGTCGTGCTTGCTGCCGCAAAAGTAGGCGGAATCCTATCAAATAATACATTTCGTGCGGATTTTATATTTGAAAATCTAGCAATCCAAAATAATATTATTCATAATTCATACAAATATGGCGTAAAAAAGTTATTATTTCTTGGTTCAAGTTGCATTTATCCAAAGCTCTGCACACAGCCAATAAAAGAAGAATATTTGCTAAATGGTGAATTAGAATACACAAATGAACCTTATGCCATAGCAAAGATTGCTGGATTAAAAATGTGTGAATCTTATGCACTGCAATATGGTTGCAATTTTATCTCTGTGATGCCTACAAATTTATATGGGATTAATGATAATTTTGATTTATATAATTCACATGTTTTGCCAGCAATGATTCGGAAAATGTATTTAGCAAAATGTTTGCAAGAAAATGATTATGATTCTATAAAGTTAAATCTTGGTGAAAACTATGAAAATATTTTAAAAGAATTTGGAATCTCAAAAGATAGTGTAAATATTTGGGGTAGTGGAAATGTAAGAAGAGAATTTTTACACTCTCTTGATATGGCTAAGGCTTGTGTATTTGTGCTAGAAAATATAGATTTTAAAGATTTAGCAAAAGGGCAAAATGTGCGAAATACACATATAAATGTGGGCTGTGGTGAGGATATAAGTATAAGAGAATTAGCATATTTAGTAAGAGAGATTGTAGGATTTAGCGGAGAAATAGTATTTGATACTAGTAAGCCAGATGGAACACCTAAAAAACTGCTAGATATATCAAAGTTAAAAAATCTAGGATTCTCTCCTAGTATAAGCTTGCGAGATGGTATAAAAGAAGTATATAATGAATATAAAAATAGGGCAAAGTTGTAG
- a CDS encoding tetratricopeptide repeat protein: MKILMILCVFGIIWAEDISQSLQQECDGGNTIACFNLGLMYHNGKGIRQDYRQAKEFFGKACDLRDQGGCDAYRGLNEAGY; the protein is encoded by the coding sequence ATGAAAATACTTATGATTTTATGTGTTTTTGGAATAATATGGGCGGAAGATATATCACAATCACTGCAACAAGAATGCGATGGTGGAAATACAATTGCATGCTTTAATCTTGGTTTAATGTATCACAATGGAAAAGGTATTCGTCAAGATTATAGGCAAGCAAAAGAATTTTTTGGCAAGGCTTGTGATTTGAGAGATCAGGGAGGTTGTGATGCTTATAGAGGATTAAATGAAGCAGGTTATTAG